The Urbifossiella limnaea genome has a window encoding:
- a CDS encoding cupin domain-containing protein, with protein sequence MSGPHADPVEVVDVRPLGAALASAATATLVKAGAVTVVRLVVPAGKEIPTHAAKGELVVHCLEGRVAFAAGGKTHDLAAGHLLYVPAGEPHSVRGVEAGSLLLTVVDGGPRPGA encoded by the coding sequence ATGTCCGGCCCACACGCCGATCCCGTGGAGGTCGTGGACGTGCGCCCGCTAGGGGCGGCCCTGGCGTCGGCCGCGACGGCGACGCTGGTGAAGGCCGGGGCCGTGACCGTGGTCCGCCTGGTCGTCCCGGCCGGGAAGGAGATCCCGACGCACGCGGCGAAGGGGGAACTCGTCGTGCACTGCCTGGAGGGGCGGGTCGCGTTCGCCGCCGGCGGGAAGACGCACGACCTGGCCGCCGGACACCTGCTCTACGTGCCGGCCGGGGAGCCCCACTCCGTCCGCGGCGTCGAGGCCGGATCGCTGCTGCTGACGGTCGTCGACGGCGGACCTCGGCCCGGGGCGTGA
- a CDS encoding aldo/keto reductase has protein sequence MEYVPLGRTGLKVSRVCLGCMTYGSPAWRPWVLDEAASRPFFRRAWEAGVNFFDTADMYSDGVSEEVLGRALKELAVPREEVVVATKVFHPTGPTPNERGLSAKHIRHSLDRSLRRLQLDYVDLYQIHRFDPTTPVEEPLAALDAAVKAGKVLHVGASSMFAWQLAKMLHASDRLGAAKFVTMQNHYNLVYREEEREVNPLCRDEGLGLLPWSPLARGFLAGNRTKADHGGTSRAKTDDFAHKLYYRDDDFAVVDAVTRVAQPRGVPNAQVALAWLLSRPGVTAPIVGASKPHHLDDALAAVALRLEPAEVAAMEEPYRPHPVLGHS, from the coding sequence ATGGAGTACGTCCCCCTCGGCCGCACCGGCCTGAAGGTGTCCCGCGTCTGCCTCGGGTGCATGACCTACGGCAGCCCGGCGTGGCGGCCGTGGGTGCTCGACGAGGCCGCCAGCCGGCCGTTCTTCCGCCGGGCGTGGGAGGCCGGGGTCAACTTCTTCGACACCGCCGACATGTACTCCGACGGGGTCAGCGAGGAGGTTCTCGGCCGTGCCCTGAAGGAACTGGCCGTGCCGCGGGAGGAGGTGGTGGTCGCCACGAAGGTGTTCCACCCGACCGGCCCGACGCCGAACGAGCGCGGGCTGTCGGCCAAGCACATCCGGCACTCCCTGGACCGCAGCCTGCGGCGGCTGCAACTCGACTACGTGGACCTGTACCAGATCCACCGCTTCGACCCGACCACACCGGTCGAGGAGCCGCTCGCCGCGCTGGACGCGGCGGTGAAGGCCGGGAAGGTGCTGCACGTCGGGGCGTCGAGCATGTTCGCGTGGCAGCTGGCGAAGATGCTCCACGCGTCGGACCGGCTCGGGGCGGCGAAGTTCGTGACGATGCAGAACCACTACAACCTGGTCTACCGCGAGGAGGAGCGGGAGGTGAACCCGCTCTGTCGGGACGAGGGGCTCGGGCTGCTGCCGTGGAGCCCGCTGGCCCGCGGGTTCCTGGCCGGCAACCGGACGAAGGCCGACCACGGCGGCACCAGCCGGGCGAAGACCGACGACTTCGCCCACAAGCTGTATTACCGGGACGACGACTTCGCGGTCGTGGACGCGGTCACCCGGGTGGCCCAGCCCCGCGGAGTGCCGAACGCGCAGGTCGCGCTGGCGTGGTTGCTGTCCCGGCCGGGGGTGACGGCCCCGATCGTGGGGGCGTCGAAGCCGCACCACCTGGACGACGCGCTCGCAGCCGTCGCGCTGAGGCTGGAGCCGGCGGAGGTGGCCGCGATGGAAGAACCGTACCGCCCTCACCCGGTCCTCGGGCACTCCTGA
- a CDS encoding PKD domain-containing protein — MRTADLNLGESQEVELATGQKAVVKLLDLKETRDEIRGAVRVAEVTVEVNGKTVRLVSGNYRLPVTVAGVQIDCSVTRGFRERTSTGNVWGLEKDARVRLWPEGSPLMNASTFRYPAKQRWFASGTQMANEPVHVDGGEVPGNRPIYYHYGLDIGGAEGLVEVVAATDGEVVSSGMDAIPDFKATPVSPRYDVVYLRDARGWYYRYSHLHTIDPAIKRGAKVKMGQKVGLLGKEGGSGGWSHLHFDITARQPSGKWGIVEGYAFLWEAYIAEHKPKLLAAARPHQLAKVGDKVTLDAGRSWAAEPGKKTFEWTFTDGKTATGERVERTYGKPGVYSEVLKFTDSAGRVDYDFAVVNVLDTDTPDKLPPSIHAAYAPTTGIKPGDNVTFLVRTFRTVEGKEVWDFGDGSPQVEVRSDGNAVMLAKDGYARTVHRYDKAGHYLVRVERSNGRGETAVARLHVRVGTE; from the coding sequence ATGCGCACGGCCGACCTGAACCTGGGCGAGTCGCAGGAGGTCGAACTGGCCACCGGCCAGAAGGCCGTCGTCAAGCTACTCGATCTGAAGGAGACTCGCGACGAGATTCGCGGCGCCGTCCGCGTCGCGGAGGTGACGGTCGAGGTCAACGGGAAGACGGTGAGGCTGGTGAGCGGCAACTACCGCCTCCCGGTGACGGTCGCCGGGGTGCAGATCGACTGTTCCGTCACGAGGGGATTCCGCGAGCGGACCTCGACCGGCAACGTCTGGGGGTTGGAGAAGGACGCCCGCGTGCGGCTCTGGCCGGAAGGCTCGCCGCTGATGAACGCGAGCACGTTCCGCTACCCGGCGAAACAGCGGTGGTTCGCGAGCGGCACGCAGATGGCCAACGAGCCCGTGCACGTGGACGGCGGGGAAGTCCCGGGCAACAGGCCGATCTACTACCACTACGGGCTCGACATCGGCGGCGCGGAGGGGTTGGTCGAGGTCGTCGCCGCGACCGACGGCGAGGTCGTCTCGTCGGGCATGGACGCCATCCCCGATTTCAAGGCGACCCCGGTCAGTCCGCGGTACGACGTGGTCTACCTCCGCGATGCACGCGGCTGGTACTACCGCTACAGCCACCTGCACACCATCGACCCGGCCATCAAGCGGGGCGCGAAGGTGAAGATGGGCCAGAAGGTCGGGCTGCTCGGCAAGGAGGGCGGCAGCGGCGGGTGGTCGCACCTGCACTTCGACATCACCGCCCGGCAGCCGTCGGGCAAGTGGGGCATCGTCGAGGGTTACGCCTTCCTGTGGGAAGCGTACATCGCCGAGCACAAGCCGAAACTGCTCGCCGCGGCCCGGCCGCACCAACTCGCGAAGGTCGGGGACAAGGTCACGCTCGACGCCGGCCGGTCGTGGGCTGCGGAGCCCGGCAAGAAGACCTTCGAGTGGACCTTCACCGACGGCAAGACCGCGACCGGTGAGCGGGTCGAGCGGACGTACGGCAAGCCGGGCGTGTACAGCGAGGTGCTGAAGTTCACCGACTCGGCCGGGCGGGTCGATTACGACTTCGCGGTGGTGAACGTGCTCGACACGGACACCCCGGACAAGCTGCCGCCGTCGATCCACGCCGCGTACGCCCCCACCACCGGCATCAAGCCCGGCGACAACGTCACGTTCCTGGTCCGCACGTTCCGCACCGTGGAGGGGAAGGAAGTCTGGGATTTCGGGGACGGCAGCCCGCAGGTGGAGGTGCGGAGCGACGGGAACGCGGTAATGCTGGCGAAGGACGGGTACGCCCGTACCGTCCACCGGTACGACAAGGCCGGGCACTACCTCGTGCGGGTCGAGCGGTCCAACGGCCGGGGCGAGACGGCCGTCGCCCGGCTGCACGTCCGCGTCGGGACGGAATGA
- a CDS encoding cupin domain-containing protein — translation MTDTDPPPPAVAQTLYDRRDGRLALEVADPAAGDLTRPHRTNYFTAYWVRAGRGAFRPDDARHPFAAPCVLFFTPYQAARLEPDGDLRVTAVRFHANFLCVETSDSGLRWWTWV, via the coding sequence ATGACCGACACCGACCCGCCCCCGCCCGCCGTCGCTCAAACCCTGTACGACCGGCGGGACGGCCGCCTCGCCCTGGAGGTGGCTGACCCGGCCGCCGGCGATCTGACGCGCCCGCACCGGACCAACTACTTCACCGCCTACTGGGTCCGGGCCGGCCGCGGGGCGTTCCGGCCCGACGACGCCCGCCACCCGTTCGCCGCCCCGTGCGTGCTGTTCTTCACCCCGTACCAGGCCGCCCGCCTCGAACCCGACGGCGACCTCCGGGTCACGGCCGTCCGGTTCCACGCCAACTTCCTGTGCGTCGAGACCTCCGACAGCGGCTTGAGGTGGTGGACGTGGGTGTAA
- a CDS encoding alpha/beta hydrolase, which produces MRGALLLFAAVALLTVGVASRAADPPAKAERIGLWNKHAPQGDGTFETADAFITVHRPEKASGAAVVSCPGGGYGGLVTGAEGHGIAAWLNKHGVTGVVLEYRLPKGRPYVPLLDAQRAIRTVRANAKAWGVDPAKVGIIGFSAGGHLASTAGTHFDGGNPKADDAVEKQSSRPDFLILVYPVVTMGVKGHGGSRTSLLGKQPDEKLVTLFSNETQVTAKTPPAFLAHATDDKAVVPDNSMAFYDALKASKVPAEYLELASGGHGLNGYRGPMWDAWQARSLAWLGERQFLPAHAGKK; this is translated from the coding sequence ATGCGTGGTGCCCTGCTCCTGTTCGCGGCCGTCGCCCTGCTCACGGTCGGCGTGGCGAGCCGGGCTGCCGACCCGCCGGCGAAGGCCGAGCGCATCGGGCTGTGGAACAAGCACGCCCCGCAGGGCGACGGCACGTTCGAGACGGCCGACGCCTTCATCACCGTCCACCGGCCCGAGAAGGCCAGCGGCGCCGCAGTCGTGAGCTGCCCGGGCGGCGGCTACGGCGGGCTGGTGACCGGCGCCGAGGGGCACGGCATCGCGGCGTGGCTGAACAAGCACGGCGTCACCGGGGTGGTGCTGGAGTACCGGCTGCCGAAGGGACGGCCGTACGTGCCGCTGCTCGACGCCCAGCGGGCGATCCGCACCGTCCGGGCGAACGCGAAGGCGTGGGGCGTCGACCCGGCGAAGGTCGGCATCATCGGGTTCTCGGCCGGCGGGCACCTGGCCTCGACCGCCGGGACGCACTTCGACGGCGGTAACCCGAAGGCCGACGATGCCGTCGAGAAGCAGAGCAGCCGTCCCGACTTCCTGATCCTGGTGTACCCGGTGGTCACGATGGGCGTGAAGGGGCACGGCGGCTCCCGCACCAGCCTGCTCGGCAAGCAGCCCGACGAGAAGCTGGTGACGCTGTTCTCGAACGAGACGCAGGTGACGGCGAAGACCCCGCCCGCGTTCCTGGCCCACGCGACCGACGACAAGGCGGTCGTGCCGGACAACAGCATGGCGTTCTACGACGCCCTGAAGGCCAGCAAGGTGCCGGCCGAGTACCTGGAGCTGGCGTCCGGCGGGCACGGCCTGAACGGGTACAGGGGGCCGATGTGGGACGCCTGGCAGGCCCGGTCGCTGGCGTGGCTCGGCGAGCGGCAGTTCCTCCCGGCGCACGCGGGCAAGAAGTAA
- a CDS encoding DUF1501 domain-containing protein, producing MSRSTRCVRPSRRQIMIGATGFAGFALADVLCAEAARGSSSSVKSVINVHLDGGPPQHDTIDPKPDAPEEVRGEFKPIATKVTGLRVSELMPRVAGLADRFAFIRSLVGSAGAHDAFQCQSGFPAANLQPLGGRPAMGCVVTKLQGAAEDPVPPFVDLMQGRPLVRNSARPGFLGPACGAFRPDISTMFARELEAGMKTELAARGANHSIQLTLAGGLTLDRLDDRNKLLAGFDDTRRDLDASGTMEAMDRFNRQAINILTSGRLAEALDLDKEPAKSHQRYTPPAGAGERFVTAEDGNAAKKLLLARRLVDAGVRCVSVSFSDFDTHSRNFPRMRNLVPVVDHALAALVADLEERGLLGDVAIVVWGEFGRTPRVNASGGRDHWPEVGPALLAGGGIRGGQVIGATDRLGGRAVSRPVSYQEVFATLYHCLGITAGRTTLLDPTGRPQYLLDRAEPLRELL from the coding sequence ATGTCCCGTAGCACCCGGTGCGTCCGGCCCTCGCGCCGCCAGATCATGATCGGGGCAACGGGCTTTGCCGGGTTCGCCCTGGCCGACGTGTTGTGTGCGGAGGCCGCCCGCGGCAGCAGTTCGTCGGTGAAGTCGGTCATCAACGTCCACCTCGACGGCGGCCCGCCGCAACACGACACCATCGACCCGAAGCCGGACGCCCCGGAAGAAGTCCGCGGCGAGTTCAAACCGATCGCCACGAAGGTGACCGGGTTGCGGGTGTCCGAACTCATGCCGCGCGTCGCGGGACTGGCCGACCGCTTCGCGTTCATCCGCTCGCTGGTCGGCTCGGCCGGCGCCCACGACGCCTTCCAGTGCCAGTCCGGGTTCCCGGCGGCGAACCTTCAGCCGCTCGGCGGTCGGCCGGCGATGGGCTGCGTGGTGACGAAGTTGCAGGGTGCGGCCGAAGACCCGGTCCCGCCGTTCGTGGACCTGATGCAGGGCCGCCCGCTCGTGCGGAACAGCGCCCGCCCCGGGTTCCTCGGCCCGGCGTGCGGCGCGTTTCGCCCCGACATCTCAACGATGTTCGCCCGCGAACTAGAAGCCGGAATGAAGACCGAACTGGCGGCTCGCGGTGCCAATCACAGCATTCAGTTGACCCTGGCCGGAGGGTTGACTCTGGATCGACTCGACGACCGGAACAAGCTGCTCGCCGGGTTCGACGACACCCGCCGCGACCTGGACGCGAGCGGGACGATGGAGGCGATGGACAGGTTCAACCGGCAGGCGATCAACATCCTGACCTCCGGCCGGCTGGCCGAGGCTCTCGACCTCGACAAGGAGCCGGCGAAGTCGCACCAGCGGTACACCCCGCCCGCCGGCGCCGGCGAGAGGTTCGTCACGGCCGAGGACGGGAACGCGGCGAAGAAGTTGCTCCTCGCCCGGCGGCTCGTGGACGCCGGGGTGCGGTGCGTGAGCGTGTCGTTCAGCGACTTCGACACCCACTCCAGGAACTTCCCGCGGATGCGGAACCTCGTTCCCGTCGTGGATCACGCGCTCGCCGCCCTGGTTGCCGACCTTGAGGAGCGCGGGCTCCTGGGCGACGTGGCGATCGTCGTCTGGGGCGAGTTCGGGCGAACGCCGCGAGTTAACGCGAGCGGCGGACGCGACCACTGGCCCGAAGTCGGACCGGCGCTGCTGGCCGGCGGCGGCATCCGCGGCGGGCAGGTGATCGGGGCGACCGACCGCCTCGGGGGGCGGGCGGTTTCCCGACCCGTGTCGTACCAGGAAGTGTTCGCGACCTTGTACCATTGCCTCGGGATCACCGCCGGTCGGACCACATTGCTCGACCCGACCGGCCGCCCGCAGTACCTGCTCGATCGGGCCGAACCTCTTCGCGAACTGCTGTGA